The genomic segment ttatggtcaaatgactcggttagcgagcttagcactatttaaaatacataacgtaacggtccctgggtgtTAGGAAATTACATAGACGTAGTGGGTTCGGCGGAAAAGACCTATTTAAAAGTAATTAACTAAGTATCTAACACAAAAAAGTCCTAATAAGGTGAAGGATAATGCATTTGGGAAGATACTCACCAACTTGGGCGAAGTCGAGAATCAGGGTTGGATTACTGAGAGTCGGGAAGccgttcgtgaagaagaaggcatCCTTGTAATCCCGAGAATGATTCTCGTTATGGTGAAGAGTCTTGTAGTCGAGCGAAAAGGCTGCGTATTTCACCCAGGCATAGTACCCGTCTTGTTTGGAGCTCTTCTTCTGAGGAGTGCTGCGGAAACTATAGAAGTAGAGGAGCTCTGCCGATGAAGGCTCGGGCATTTTTGCTTCTAGTACAAAATGTACATCCCTGCAAGCACTCTGTAGTTGTTGGGGGAAATCtgtaaaggttcaaattataaataattaatttgataaatgatttaaataattatttaattagttaaatcaatagaaaataatacaagtcttgatattaagtccaatgggcttataattaaatgagaaatttcacgggcctaaagcccatgataattttgacctagggctaataattggctattattttattgatttttaattaaataaatgacctaattgattctataacaggaatgctaagtgagagttgaaaacagatgacAAAAAAGACTATCTGACTgaaaatcagaagatctagtaggttttagattctctctacagcataagtctttttctaagcctcaatatacttctctttgtatctatatcatgtgttgagaattgtccaccctagtctaggtgattcgaaagatactttggaaggctgtgatgaaaattgaagaacggttcagtttcttggtaatactctgcgacataaatgatacaagggttagagaaactgaaggaatgactcaatcattccgctgcacaataatgtaagtgttcttattattatctctatatgaattcaattttagaaacatgttctagggttttcttatattaatttgtttaatataagatttgtatgaaaataaaccagatcttgtataagttttcccgaCAATTGGCCTTAgagtctttggtaatctttattttcatccatgaacatggtaaaaattgaattatttgatgtgttgagtaattggatggatttcatatttttatgaagcatattgaattttatgtgattattagcaattttaggttattttgatgtgttttctatgccattaatttttataaatactttattttgtgtaaaacatggtaaaagttaattataaaacattttttgtttgaaaaattgtacaaaatattttttttctgaaattttttGCCTCGCTACCAGTCGCGCCCGTGCGCATGCGCACAACACTTATAATTGTAACAATACAATAtctttttttgaaaaatagttaagatattgattttaaaatttaaaattgattaaattttcaaaaatatcacctttttttcaaccaattaataaaatatatttttttaaatgggatttaaactagctatggttaattgttgataaatcctatttaaattaaattaatatttttcaaattaacctaaacaaagattattgttgataaataaaatttaaattaactattgttaactGTACTATTGTTAATTgatgataaatttcatttaaattgacttattttttgtaaaaaaaaaaataatgaattcgaattttttgataaattctagaaaaataattgtggtatttttgcttgtggtatttttgtataaatttatagacttgctcatatagtaacatgattaagctcatccaattataatatgtttgtttgcactatatgtggtatttttgcaattgggcttagatgcatatagtgacccatatgtttccTTAATATAaggatttttccaaataaaatattcataaaatgataggttttatttgggcccattagaaaatgtaaagttcaaattcctctcttgtgagtgattctacttgtgaatgcacatttgctttgcatgactatagtgggtctaataaattaataacaattaataaaacgaatgtttaaattcgtgtcttttggactttgtatggaagtatgggggccatAGTAGTTAGAACGACATACTGgatccagccctcctccatacaagcccaatagTTAAGGTCaatttgcctgagttggacttaattgtataagttcattatattagttaatcctaaatattgattagcaataaattaattctaatttaattaaatttgtttcaatgtgacactttagaattaatagaagatTATAGGACTaaggttttaaaaatttaaatctTATAATTtcttggagaaccatagtcattcattttcgaaaataaataataaaaataatactttttttttattttataataagcttattttaagaattatattcaatTGTCAttgttggtttaacaaggtcaatagcttcaTGGGGCCTTGAGACACTTCGATTcatccccctatggaaggtgttcattagttattttgacaatgttagattttgaaagatagataattataggtcaaattctactagactcacccctacggtaactactaggactaaatctattgattatcgaaatcgtgggtctagctcataaaataagagattttgttttcttattttgatcgaatagtaggttgttaataatggtgtccattattaaataagtttacaactttatttaactagtggtattttttactctcgccaaccggaacaatgatatcatagattagttaaaaacctaaagaaatagagatattattgttttttgtatttttttctcatatcttacatatttatggtacatgttgtgctatttcttgaaatttgtgtgaatagaagttttattgagcaaatgtgattgatttctattttattgataatttgtatttttaagtaaggctatgtctactcccatcctttttaaactttcgatggagaaactcactagagaaaacttccttaaatggaagcaaaacatcaacattgtgtagACTGAtaacaactccaagttcgtcatgactaaggaatccccggaagttccagctgaatgagctaccaagtctgtgagggataagaATAAGCATTGGCAggtggctaacaacaaggcgcaaTGCTACAcgttgactagtatggttgacactctcaagacaaagatggaaaatgtcgagacgacctacgaaaccatggatcagctccaagacacgtttggtgccaagtcagcgctgactcattttgaggcctccaagaaatatgccaatgctcagaTGGCACAGTCTTAgcacgttcgtgatcacctgatcaagatgacaaactactttcaggaagctaaaCTTCATggagcaataatagatgaggaaacttaAGTCGACTCAATCCTTAACagtctctccagctttcctgccattcaccaccaactatgtgttgactaaactcaactatggtctgacgcaactcatgaacgagcttcagacttttgagtctaccatgagtggaccaagtaagggaggagaaaataagacaatTGCTATTGTTGTTGCTGAtacagctaaggctgaagctaaccaagcttcgtcttcgaaagcaggaaacaagaggaaagatggacaaaacaacaaccccacgCCTGGAAAGGCTataaagacgagtgcacaaccaattACACacatgcctaaggggaagaacaagaaaatcaagaaaggtaaaggtaagtgttttcactgcaaagagaaagggcattggaaacaagattgccccaagtttctagcagcgaaaaacaaaggtaatgattatagttaatttttcttagaaacatgtgttttagagaatgataaatccatttggattattgatt from the Humulus lupulus chromosome X, drHumLupu1.1, whole genome shotgun sequence genome contains:
- the LOC133803742 gene encoding uncharacterized protein LOC133803742 codes for the protein MHKHTNFPQQLQSACRDVHFVLEAKMPEPSSAELLYFYSFRSTPQKKSSKQDGYYAWVKYAAFSLDYKTLHHNENHSRDYKDAFFFTNGFPTLSNPTLILDFAQVARKSISWSV